The genomic region TTGCACCGTATCAAGGTTCGGGGGAGCTGGTGACCAGTCGAAGTAGTCTTCGATCTGGAAAAGCTGTGGCGACTGCCCGGCTCGCAACTCCAGAAGCTCTCCATTGTCCAGAGCCTGCCAGTCCTCCTGTGTCTCTCCCGGATAGCGGGACGCGACCGCCGTGTAGGGCGTCGTTTCCACTCCCCCCTGTTTCCAGTAGAGGGAAACTCCCTCACGGTAGGCCCAGAGGGATTCTCCATCCGTGAGCAGGATGTTCAGGTATGCGTACTCCCCGGGCAGGCGAAGTCTCAGTTGAAGAACAACCTCGGCAAGAGCGGGAAGGAGTTCGCCACCAGAGATTTCCAATTCCTGAAGGAGGTAGAGGAAATAGAGTTCGCTATCCACCCACTCCTCCGGGCTGGAACCGGTATGAGGTGGATGTGAATCCAGAAAAAGAGGATCGATCAGGGACAGGAGAACCTGCTTGTCGATGTCGCCATTGTGCGCCAGAAGCCAGGGTTTGCCGAGAAAGTCCCGGCTAAAAGGATGAGGATCGGGAATGTCACAAAGTCCGGAACTGCAGTTGCGGATGTGGGCAAGAGCCAACTGGGACCGGCTTTGCAGGAGAGTGTCAACGGCGACATCAAAGAGGGAATCTTCATAGGCCGGAGGCAGGCCGCGATTCAGGTAGTGCATACCTTCTTCAAAGAAACTCAGGCCCCAGCCATTTCGATGGGCCTGGCTCAGGACTTCCAGAGAAAAGGGCTCCGTGAGCAGATGTTCCTCTATAATAGTAGAAGGAAGGGAATCGGACACTGCGGCCCAGAGGCGACAGGCCTTCAGAGGCTGCGCCATCAAGAGCATGACGAGACAAAGGGCGGACAAGACGCCAGAACGCAGGTTTCCTCCGAAGCACATGCCTGATTATAGCAGATCCGTCACTCCCCTGCCCACTGCAGGGTAAGAAAGTGATTACAATGACTTGTGCCCCCCCACGAGCAGAGGCCCAGAATTGACACAGATCATACAATTCAACTTTAGAAGATCTGGATCCAATTCATGGTGCAATCCTCTCTGCGATCTCATCGCAGTGGGCGAAGATCTCATCTGCATCGAGATCGGTGAACTCTCCTCCGCGAAGTCGACAGCGCCCCGCCAGAAAGACCGTATCCACATCACTGGCATCAAGCGAGTAGATCACCTGGGAGGACGCGCTGTGAAGCGGGCGAGCGTGAGGCTCCTCCAGTTTCAGAAGAACCAGGTCTGCCTCAAAACCGGGGGCCACCTGTCCGATCTGTTCTTCCAGTCCCAGCGCCCTGGCTCCACCCAGTGTTGCCATTTCCAGAGCCCTTTCAGCGGGAAGTCGCTCGGGATCCGAGAAGACCAGCTTCTGCATGAGTGCCGCCTGTCGCATCTCCCGAAACATGGAAAGACGATTATTGCTCGCCGTGCTGTCGGTTCCCAGAGCCATGTTGACCCCTGCATCTTCCAGCGCCTGAAAGTCCATCGCACCGGCGCCCATCTTCATGTTTGAAGTCGGATTGTGAACCACCGTGACCCCTCTTTCGGACAGGATCTCCCGGTCTTCCTGTGACATAAATATCCCGTGCGCTGCCAGCGTCGGACGCTCAAAGAGTCCAAGATCATCCAGAACTTCCACGGGACTCTTTCCATGTTGCTGCACACAGGAAGCGATCTCTCCGGCAGTCTCCGATAGGTGGACATGAATGCCGAGTTGGTAGCTTTCGGCCAGCTTCAGGACTTCCTCCAGATAGTCATTGGAACAGGTGTATTGTGCATGAGGCCCCATCAGAAACCGAACCCTGGAATCCCGGGAATTTGAGTTCCCTGCGTAAGCCGCCGCTCTTCGAAGAGTCTTGCGCCCCGGATCCTGGGCCTCAATCAGGGCTTCGGAGAGAGAGGCCCTTGCTCCCATTTCTTGCAGTGCTGGAGCCATGGCCTCTACATCCACACACATGTCCGCGAAACAGGTCGTGCCACCGCGGATCATTTCCAGAAAGGCCAGGCGAGCTGCCCAGGCCCGGTCTTCCGGAGTCATGGCAGCAATCATGGGCCAGATCTTCTGTTCCAGCCAGGGCATGAGCAGCATGTCGTCGGCTGCGCCCCGCATGACCGTCATCCCCACATGGGTGTGCGCATTGACCATGCCGGGAAGAGCGATCATTCCCGAAGCATCCATGCGCCGGGCATCACGCCAATCTTCCGGAGCCTTCTCGCCGACATAGGCAAAGTGCTCCCCCTCGATTCCAATCCAGGCAGAGGGTAAAGACTCCCTTCCGGGTCGGAGAAGATGTGCATTTTCAATCAGAATCCGCTGCATACGGGCATCCTAGCGGAGCAAGGGAAGGAAAACAAGATGCGGATCTGTCCTTGTATTCTGATTGACATTCTGCGAGCATTCGTGAAAAGGAGGTATCATGGACAAACTGAGCATGATCCCCAGCACTCGCTACATTGCAAAGCAGTACCTGATTCTGACTCTTTTTGCGCTGGCAACTGCCCTCTTTCTTTACGGGCTGGCCTATCTGATTTCCCAGGACGGAACCAACACCGAGACCTTCCTCAAACTGTCTCTCTATTCCTGCCTCGGGCTCTGGTTGATTTCGCTTCTCTTAGTCGCCCCGTATTTTCGTAGCCTGCGATATGAGATTGCCCACGATGAAGTCATCGTTCATGTCGGTATTGTGACCAAGAGCGTCAAGCACGTGCCCTATCGCACGGTTACAAACATCAAGATCAATCGAGGGATCTTTGACCGCTGGTTTTTCAATATGGGGACTCTGAACATCCAGACGGCCGGCATGAGCGGCTCCACGGGAGCGGAAGAAAGTCTGGTTGGCTTGCCCAATGTTCATGAGATCTATGGGATCGTGGCAGAAAGACTCAGGGCATTTCGGGGCGGAATGTCTCCCACGACTGCAGATGAGGAGACTCCTGAAGAAGATCACGGATTGAATGAGGTAATCAATGAACTCAAGGCGATCCGAAAGGCGCTGGAGAGATAGGATCTGCCACCCTCCGGGCAAGCGAATAGAGTGGGGAACTCGTGGGCATTGCCCCTTCTCTTGACAAGACAAGGAAATTAGAACAGCTCCGGCTACTCCTCTGCATCGATTCGGAGAAGATGGTCCAGAGAAAAGGGACCCGAGCCTCTCCAGACCAAGAGAAGGAGCGAAAAGAACACATAGATATTGAACTGAAAGTTGATGTTCCCGCCCAGGACGCTTCCACTTGAACTGCCAATCAATCCGTAAATGACCGCCCCCAAGAGGACAAGTGCATTTGCGCCTGCAGCAGCACGTGTGATAAATCCAAGTGCCAGGCTTGCCCCTGCTACGATATGGGCAGATACCACTGACCAGGCAATCATCGTCTGTGCCTGTCCCAGCCCTTCACTGAGAGTTGCCTCCAGAACGGACATGTTCATAATGAAGTAGATCCCCTTGATCATCAGGGCAATCCCCAAGTAGATCCTCAAAGCGTCCATGGGGCGAATGTGCTTGATTCCGGGGATGAGATCCTGAATGGGGACTTGATCCTTGCTCTCCTTTTTCCGACGTTCCAGAGCAAGGTTGAATTCTTCTGCAGCCGCAGCCTCCTCACTGGGTTTGAACTTGACCAGATAAGCAGCAAAAGCTGTCATGGCAACGATCCCCCCCAGAATCATCAGGGCTTGGGGATAGCTGACTCCCTCCATTCTGAAGAGGAAGCCCGCAGCCACTGCACCCATGGTCCCCCCTGCCCCCACAATACCGGCAACTGAGCCAAGGGCCTTCTTGTTTATGAAGGGAACAACGGAAAAGGTGGCACCCTCGGACATCTGTACGAAAAGGCTGAAAACGATCATGGCGGGAATCGCCAAAGCAAGAAGTTTCATCTGTGAAAAGAGGAGAAGCGCAATTCCTTCCAGCTGCAAGGCGATAAACAGCCAGTGAACTCGCCCACGAAGCCCTCCCTTTCTCACAAACTTGTCACTGATGAAACCGCCCAAGGCGCGACCGAAGATATTCATAAGGCCGAAGAGTCCTGCGATCAGACCCGCCGTTCGGAGACCGAGATCGAAAGTATCCATGTAGTAAATAGCAGCGATGTTATTGATTGTCAGTTCAATTCCAAAACAGGTGCCGTAGATCAGAAAGAGGGCCCAGACCCGGTAGTCCTTTGCGGCCAGGAAGAAGGTAGACTTTTTCCGGGATGTCGCCAACTCGCCCCGTTTCCTCAGTTCCTTGAAATTGCCATCGGGCAGATCCGTGGTGAAGAAGTAGTAGGCTAGCCCCGTCACAAAACAAACTGCTCCAGCAACAACCATGGAGAGGCGCCAACTGGTTTCTCCCGTCAAACCAAATGCAAGGAAGGCCGCAAATATCAGTGGCATTACCATCTGGGTCACTCCACCACCCATGTTTCCCCAACCTGCAGAAGCGGCGTTGGCCGTTCCCACGACATTTGGAGCAAACATCACAGAGGTGTGGTACTGGGTAATGACAAAAGAAGCGCCAATGACTCCGATCCCCAACCGAATCAGCAAGAATGTCGCATAGTCATGCGCCAGTCCAATGGCCATTACAGGAAGAGACCCGACCAATAGAAGGAAGGTATAGCTAAGGCGAGGGCCAATGCGATCACAGAGCCAGCCAATGAACAGGCGGGCTACAAACGTAATCGAGACAGAGGCGATGATCGTATTGCCGATCTGTGCCTTTGTCAGGCCCAGTTCTCCCCGAACCACCGCCATGAGGGGAGCAATCCCAAACCAGGCAAAGAAACAGAGGAAGAAGGCAAACCAGGACATGTGAAATGCCCTCATCTGGGGGGTTTTCAAGCTGAAGAGATCAATGCTCGTTGCCTTGTTTCTCACTTCCATTGATCAATCTCCGAAAAGGAAGGGGTTGGGTTAGCAGGGGATTTCAGCATTCTTGCGCGCATAGAACCACCAGTTCAGCACCAAGCATGTTGCGTAGTAGACGGCGAATCCGTACAGCGCATACTGTGGGGTTTTAGCCTCGATCTGAGTGGCGAAGATCTTGGGGATAAGGTAGGCGCCATAGGCTGCGATGGCTGCGGTCCACCCCAACACCGGTCCCCGCTTGTCCTTGTCAAAGATGACGCCGATCATGCGGAAGGTCGAGCCGTTTCCGATCCCCGTTGTGGCAAAGAGCACGATGAAGGTCAACAGGAAGGGTATGAAATACTGTCTCGGGTCCTCGGAAACCATCGCCAGCGAAACCAGATAGCCGGCACCGATGGTCGAGATGATCATGATGATGGTGTCCCAGTGGGTCACCCGGGCGCCGCCGAACTTGTCGGAGATCCACCCGCCGACGGGACGGAGAAGGGCACCCACTCCCGCGCCGATCCAGATGTAGGCTGCTGACGACAGGCCCGTGGGCTCTCCGGCCTTGGCGCCCACCGCGTAGACGCCAAACACATCGTCGATGAGCTTGGGAAAAGCATTGGCGTAGCCGATGAAGGAGCCAAAGGTCATGACGTAGAGATAGGTCATGATCCAGTTGTGCTTTTCGCTGAAAATTGAGAACTGTTTCTTGAGCGGTTCCTGGATAGCCTTGGGAGTCAGAAACCGCATCCCTCCCAGGGTGATCAACACCGCCACGATCGCCACGATGAAGGTCTTGATCAGGACCGGGAATCCACCCCAGGGGATGATCAGCAGAACAATCGCAACCCAGGCGCCCACAAAACCGATAAGTGTCAGCCACAGGTATTTGCCGACGGCCACAGGCGTCGAGCCCGTCTTGTGGAAGGGGAGGTTGTTCATGAAGAAGAAGGCCAGCAGCACGCAGGTCGCCAGGATGGGCACCCACACGAGGCCTGCGTTCTGGATCCACATTTCTGTGGTACCGCCATCCACGGCGTACTTGTAAGGGTCGCCTCCCATGCCTCCGAACAAGCCGAAAGTGACGGCCCACGGGATCAGGAACTGCATCAGGCTGACGCCGAGGTTTCCCAGTCCTGCGTTGAGGCCCAGGGCCAGCCCCTGCATCCGCTTTGGATAGAAGAAGCTGATGTTGGACATCGACGACGAGAAGGCTCCGCCCCCGACCCCGGAGAGCGAGGCCAGGATGATGTAGATGTGGAAGGGGGTCTCTGGATTCTGTAGCGCGATGCCTGCACCCAAGGCGGGCAGTATCAGCAGGATCGTCGTCATGAACTTGACGTTGCGGCCGCCGCAGATGGCGATCATGAAGGAGTTGGGGATGCGAAGCGTGGCCCCCGCCAGGCCCGCCACCGCTGGCAGAGCGAACATCAACGCACGGTAGCCAGCGTCGTCGTAGCCCTGACCGTTGTTCATGAAGGTGAAGTTGAAGAGCTCACCGTCGGAAGCGAAGTGCAGTTTCTGGATGTACTTGGCGACCATGCCCCAGTAGATCCATACAGCAAAACCAAGGAGGAGATTCGGGATGGAAATCCACAGATTCCTGTTTGCAATCCTGCTTCCTGTATTCTCCCAGAAACCCTGATCCTCAACTTCCCAGTGTTCAATCTTGGACATACAGCACCTTTGATATGACGCTAGTTATCTTTCAAGGAAGAGTCGCGGTACCATCGAACCACCTGATTTCTGCGAGCCAGATAGACAAGAGGGGCTACCAGTGCATGGACCAGGCGGGTGAAGGGGAAAACGAGAATGATCAGGAAGGCCGAGATGATGTGAAGCTTCACCATCAGGGGCATGGCCGACACCAAAGCGATCTCCGGTCGAAGAAGAAAGATCGACTGGAGATAGGGAGACACGGCAGCAGCAAACCACGAAGAGCCCCAGGAATGCAGAACCGCAATATAGACCCCACTCGCCAACTGGAAGAGAAGTAGCAGGTTCATAATCCAGTCCCCGGGGCTTGTGACCACCTTGATCCTGGAAGAACTCACTCGACGGTACAGACTCCATGTAAATCCAAAAAGCGCAAGGAACCCGCAGGAAAGGCCTGTCACTTCAAGGACATAGAGCCGAAGGGGAACTGCATTCCAGGCAAGAATGGAACGGGGAATCATGAAAGCAAGGAGATGTCCCAGCAAGACAACGATGATCCCGTAATGAAAGGGGACGAGCCCCCAGAAGTGCTTCCGGTTCTCCAAAAACTGGGACGACAGACTCGAGTAACTGAAGGGGTGGCCACGATACCGGGAAACACTGACCAGGAAGAACAGGACCAGAGCAACATAGGGGAGGATTGCAAGGAATAGGTAGTCCAGGTACTGAAAGAACGCGAGTGCGAAGAGGGATATCATTCGCTGTCCTCCTTGGAGGATGGGTCCAGGTCGGATTCGTCACTGGCACTCGGCATGCCATACGCATCAAGCAAGGTGTCTCCAATCACCTCAATCACTTGTCGATATGGATTCTTGATCTCTGCAAATCCTTTTCTCATCTTGCTCATCGCCGGGAGAACCTCGTTCACAGCAAGCTGTTTGGCCTGCTCTTCAGGGAGTCGGGAAAGAAGGGGAAGGACATGGCAGAGATGGTCCGGTAGCTCTGCGGTCTCCTCCACTTCATAACTCCTCAACATTTCCCGCATTCTCACAAGGAAGGCCCCTCGCTCATACTGCTCTCCATAGAGAAGCCAGCCCAGTTCCAGGTTGCAGACCGGATTGATGTCAAAGGTTCTCGTGAACTGTTCTTCCAGTTCACAGAGATCGGTAGCTTCGACGAACTCGGCAAATCCACGAAGCCCGCTTCCCAGTTCAGGAACCTGATTATCCAGTTCCTCGCAGGCGGACTTCACGGTCTCCTGATAGCCCGCATGCGGGTAATCAAGCAGTTGAGCCAGAAGCTCGAAGGGGTGCTGTGCCGTTCGTATCATTTCCCCCTCTTGGGCTTTTCGTTAAAACCGAAGCCAACCATCTGCTTGTGCTCCAGAGGATCTCGCATTGTCTCAATGGCAACCTCGCGATGAGATGGCGGTATGACAAAGCGTTCATCAAATGTGCAAAGGGAAGTCAGGCGATAGATCTCATCGACTTCCTCCGGGTTTGTGTCGGCCTGGCTCATGGCTTCGGCAGCCGTTTCACTGTCCAGATCCCCCACCGTCAGGTTCCTTCTCATGGCACGAACCGCCATTTGCTTGCGCAAGGCATAGCGAACGTGCTCTGTCTGACCTGCGCCAAAGAGGTTGCCAAGGAATTGAAGTGGAACGCGAGCTTCATCAATTTCATGAAAGAAATCCCCGGAAACCCGAGTCACGGTCTCTCCATCCTGGCGATGCATTACCGGAGATAGAGGGGGAACATAGAAAAGCATCGGAAGCGTGCGGTATTCGATAT from Candidatus Krumholzibacteriia bacterium harbors:
- a CDS encoding class II glutamine amidotransferase, whose product is MSALCLVMLLMAQPLKACRLWAAVSDSLPSTIIEEHLLTEPFSLEVLSQAHRNGWGLSFFEEGMHYLNRGLPPAYEDSLFDVAVDTLLQSRSQLALAHIRNCSSGLCDIPDPHPFSRDFLGKPWLLAHNGDIDKQVLLSLIDPLFLDSHPPHTGSSPEEWVDSELYFLYLLQELEISGGELLPALAEVVLQLRLRLPGEYAYLNILLTDGESLWAYREGVSLYWKQGGVETTPYTAVASRYPGETQEDWQALDNGELLELRAGQSPQLFQIEDYFDWSPAPPNLDTVQFRAWPNPGLSAPRLSFQLDRSQPLEITLHDPSGRLLKRIAKGEFARGEHVLEWQHGTLPAGVYLARLRLADRQITQKLVLLKGKP
- a CDS encoding amidohydrolase, coding for MQRILIENAHLLRPGRESLPSAWIGIEGEHFAYVGEKAPEDWRDARRMDASGMIALPGMVNAHTHVGMTVMRGAADDMLLMPWLEQKIWPMIAAMTPEDRAWAARLAFLEMIRGGTTCFADMCVDVEAMAPALQEMGARASLSEALIEAQDPGRKTLRRAAAYAGNSNSRDSRVRFLMGPHAQYTCSNDYLEEVLKLAESYQLGIHVHLSETAGEIASCVQQHGKSPVEVLDDLGLFERPTLAAHGIFMSQEDREILSERGVTVVHNPTSNMKMGAGAMDFQALEDAGVNMALGTDSTASNNRLSMFREMRQAALMQKLVFSDPERLPAERALEMATLGGARALGLEEQIGQVAPGFEADLVLLKLEEPHARPLHSASSQVIYSLDASDVDTVFLAGRCRLRGGEFTDLDADEIFAHCDEIAERIAP
- a CDS encoding PH domain-containing protein; this translates as MDKLSMIPSTRYIAKQYLILTLFALATALFLYGLAYLISQDGTNTETFLKLSLYSCLGLWLISLLLVAPYFRSLRYEIAHDEVIVHVGIVTKSVKHVPYRTVTNIKINRGIFDRWFFNMGTLNIQTAGMSGSTGAEESLVGLPNVHEIYGIVAERLRAFRGGMSPTTADEETPEEDHGLNEVINELKAIRKALER
- a CDS encoding DoxX family protein encodes the protein MDALRIYLGIALMIKGIYFIMNMSVLEATLSEGLGQAQTMIAWSVVSAHIVAGASLALGFITRAAAGANALVLLGAVIYGLIGSSSGSVLGGNINFQFNIYVFFSLLLLVWRGSGPFSLDHLLRIDAEE
- a CDS encoding MFS transporter; amino-acid sequence: MSKIEHWEVEDQGFWENTGSRIANRNLWISIPNLLLGFAVWIYWGMVAKYIQKLHFASDGELFNFTFMNNGQGYDDAGYRALMFALPAVAGLAGATLRIPNSFMIAICGGRNVKFMTTILLILPALGAGIALQNPETPFHIYIILASLSGVGGGAFSSSMSNISFFYPKRMQGLALGLNAGLGNLGVSLMQFLIPWAVTFGLFGGMGGDPYKYAVDGGTTEMWIQNAGLVWVPILATCVLLAFFFMNNLPFHKTGSTPVAVGKYLWLTLIGFVGAWVAIVLLIIPWGGFPVLIKTFIVAIVAVLITLGGMRFLTPKAIQEPLKKQFSIFSEKHNWIMTYLYVMTFGSFIGYANAFPKLIDDVFGVYAVGAKAGEPTGLSSAAYIWIGAGVGALLRPVGGWISDKFGGARVTHWDTIIMIISTIGAGYLVSLAMVSEDPRQYFIPFLLTFIVLFATTGIGNGSTFRMIGVIFDKDKRGPVLGWTAAIAAYGAYLIPKIFATQIEAKTPQYALYGFAVYYATCLVLNWWFYARKNAEIPC
- the narI gene encoding respiratory nitrate reductase subunit gamma; its protein translation is MISLFALAFFQYLDYLFLAILPYVALVLFFLVSVSRYRGHPFSYSSLSSQFLENRKHFWGLVPFHYGIIVVLLGHLLAFMIPRSILAWNAVPLRLYVLEVTGLSCGFLALFGFTWSLYRRVSSSRIKVVTSPGDWIMNLLLLFQLASGVYIAVLHSWGSSWFAAAVSPYLQSIFLLRPEIALVSAMPLMVKLHIISAFLIILVFPFTRLVHALVAPLVYLARRNQVVRWYRDSSLKDN
- a CDS encoding molecular chaperone TorD family protein; translated protein: MIRTAQHPFELLAQLLDYPHAGYQETVKSACEELDNQVPELGSGLRGFAEFVEATDLCELEEQFTRTFDINPVCNLELGWLLYGEQYERGAFLVRMREMLRSYEVEETAELPDHLCHVLPLLSRLPEEQAKQLAVNEVLPAMSKMRKGFAEIKNPYRQVIEVIGDTLLDAYGMPSASDESDLDPSSKEDSE